One genomic segment of Arachis duranensis cultivar V14167 chromosome 4, aradu.V14167.gnm2.J7QH, whole genome shotgun sequence includes these proteins:
- the LOC107486522 gene encoding protein trichome birefringence-like 19, producing the protein MKFQVMELLFGKNTPKQMIPKVTLLAVFAILVFTVTPLSYPLFRYSSSSSYLKKNSDKASSAFDDLNQFSQSLPSTSVKKCDIFSGEWVPNPKAPYYTNKTCWAIHEHQNCMKYGRPDSEFMKWRWKPNGCDLPVFNPFQFLELVRGKSLAFVGDSVGRNQMQSMICLLSRAEWPIDVSLTRDDYFMRWKYPSYNFTMASFWTPHLVRSHEGAKGPSQTGLYSLYLDEPDEKWITQIQDFDYIILNGGHWFTRSMVFYENQKLVGCHYCLLENVPDLTMYYGYRKAFRTAFRAINNLENFKGITYLRTFSPSHFENGLWNQGGNCVRTKPFRSNETQLEGLNLEFYMIQLEEFKVAEKEARKKGLRLRLLDTTQATLLRPDGHPSRFGHWPNENVTLYNDCVHWCLPGPIDTWSDFLLEMLKMEGVRSAQEKKLHFRTN; encoded by the exons ATGAAGTTCCAAGTAATGGAGCTTCTATTTGGAAAGAACACACCAAAACAAATGATTCCAAAAGTAACACTTCTTGCAGTGTTTGCCATACTTGTATTCACAGTCACACCATTATCCTACCCTTTATTCAGAtactcttcttcctcatcatACCTAAAGAAGAATAGTGATAAAGCATCATCAGCATTTGATGATTTGAACCAATTCTCACAAAGCTTGCCTTCAACTTCAGTGAAGAAATGTGACATCTTCAGTGGTGAGTGGgtcccaaatccaaaggcacCATATTACACAAACAAAACATGTTGGGCAATTCATGAACACCAGAATTGCATGAAGTATGGTAGACCTGATTCTGAGTTCATGAAATGGAGGTGGAAGCCTAATGGTTGTGACTTACCAGTATTCAACCCTTTTCAGTTCCTTGAACTTGTTAGAGGCAAATCTTTGGCTTTTGTTGGAGATTCTGTTGGAAGAAATCAAATGCAATCCATGATTTGCCTTCTTTCAAGG GCAGAATGGCCCATAGATGTGTCATTAACAAGAGATGACTATTTCATGAGGTGGAAATATCCAAGCTACAATTTCACCATGGCATCTTTTTGGACACCCCATTTGGTAAGATCCCATGAAGGTGCAAAAGGACCAAGCCAAACAGGCCTTTACAGCCTTTACCTTGATGAGCCTGATGAGAAATGGATCACCCAAATTCAAGACTTTGACTATATCATTCTCAATGGAGGCCATTGGTTCACAAGGTCAATGGTCTTCTATGAGAATCAAAAACTTGTTGGCTGCCATTATTGCCTCTTAGAAAATGTCCCTGACCTAACTATGTACTATGGTTATAGAAAGGCATTTAGGACTGCTTTTAGGGCAATCAATAACCTAGAGAATTTTAAGGGCATCACATATCTTAGGACATTTTCACCCTCACATTTTGAGAATGGGTTGTGGAATCAAGGTGGGAATTGTGTTAGGACTAAGCCATTTAGGAGCAATGAGACACAATTAGAAGGTCTTAATTTGGAGTTTTATATGATCCAATTAGAAGAGTTTAAGGTTGCTGAAAAGGAAGCTAGAAAGAAGGGATTGAGATTAAGGTTGCTTGACACAACACAAGCAACATTGTTGAGACCAGATGGGCATCCAAGTAGGTTTGGTCATTGGCCCAATGAGAATGTTACATTGTACAATGATTGTGTTCATTGGTGCTTGCCTGGTCCCATTGACACGTGGAGTGATTTCCTTCTTGAAATGTTGAAGATGGAGGGTGTTAGATCAGCTCAAGAGAAGAAGCTTCATTTCAGAACAAATTAA